The following are from one region of the Coffea eugenioides isolate CCC68of chromosome 2, Ceug_1.0, whole genome shotgun sequence genome:
- the LOC113761106 gene encoding CBL-interacting protein kinase 18-like: MDNKTNILMQRYDLGRLLGQGNFAKVYYGRNLATGQSVAIKIIDKEKILKVGLINQTKREISVMALVKHPNVLQLYEVMATKTKIYFVLEYAKGGELFNKVAKGKLKEDIARKYFQQLITAVDFCHSRGVYHRDLKPENLLLDENGNLKVSDFGLSALAESRRQDGLLHTTCGTPAYVAPEVISRKGYDGAKADIWSCGVILFVLLAGYLPFHESNLMDMYRKISKAEYKCPNWFPPEVRRLLSRILDPSPYTRISIAKIMENTWFRKGLDQRDLRASIEDKGKNPLNADIAFDLNECCSGPSTETKLEVPKPTNFNAFDIISLSTGFDLSGLFVRNDQKEEVQFISKKSAPSLISKIEEIARRLKLKVMKKEGGVMKLEQPNDCRNGTVSIDVEIFEITSSFHLVEVRKSSGDALDYLKVLQQNLKPALTEIVWAWQGEQQQ; this comes from the coding sequence ATGGATAATAAGACAAACATATTAATGCAAAGGTATGACCTTGGAAGATTACTAGGGCAAGGAAACTTTGCAAAAGTTTACTATGGTAGAAATCTTGCAACCGGGCAGAGTGTAGCCATTAAGATAATTGATAAAGAGAAGATTCTGAAGGTTGGACTGATCAATCAGACCAAGCGAGAGATATCTGTCATGGCACTGGTTAAACACCCCAATGTGCTACAGCTTTATGAGGTCATggcaaccaaaaccaagatttACTTCGTTTTGGAGTATGCCAAAGGTGGTGAACTTTTTAACAAGGTCGCCAAGGGAAAGCTCAAGGAAGACATTGCCAGAAAGTACTTTCAACAATTGATCACTGCTGTTGACTTTTGCCATAGCAGGGGTGTCTACCACCGTGATCTAAAACCAGAAAATCTGCTGCTGGATGAGAATGGGAATTTAAAGGTGTCAGATTTTGGTTTGAGTGCTCTAGCTGAATCTAGGCGGCAAGACGGGTTGCTTCATACAACCTGTGGAACCCCCGCCTATGTTGCTCCTGAGGTTATTAGCAGGAAAGGTTATGATGGTGCCAAAGCTGATATCTGGTCTTGCGGTGTAATCTTATTTGTTCTACTGGCTGGTTATCTTCCATTCCATGAATCGAATCTTATGGATATGTATAGAAAGATAAGCAAGGCTGAGTACAAATGCCCGAATTGGTTTCCTCCAGAAGTGCGCAGACTGCTATCAAGGATCCTCGACCCAAGTCCATACACTAGGATTTCCATAGccaaaattatggaaaacacTTGGTTCAGGAAAGGGCTGGATCAGAGAGATTTAAGAGCAAGTATAGAGGACAAGGGAAAGAATCCCTTAAATGCTGATATTGCATTTGATCTTAATGAGTGTTGCAGCGGTCCTTCTACCGAGACAAAGCTAGAAGTACCAAAGCCAACTAACTTCAATGCATTTGACATAATCTCCCTTTCAACCGGTTTCGACTTGTCTGGTTTGTTTGTGAGGAATGATCAGAAGGAAGAAGTGCAATTTATATCAAAAAAGTCCGCACCCTCTCTCATAtccaaaattgaagaaattgctAGACGTCTAAAGCTGAAAGTCATGAAGAAGGAAGGAGGGGTGATGAAATTGGAGCAACCGAACGATTGTAGAAATGGGACTGTGTCCATCGATGTTGAAATTTTCGAAATCACTTCGTCCTTTCACTTGGTGGAGGTTAGAAAGTCAAGCGGAGATGCATTGGATTATCTGAAGGTGTTGCAACAGAATCTAAAACCGGCTTTGACAGAAATTGTCTGGGCTTGGCAAGGCGAGCAGCAACAATAG
- the LOC113755193 gene encoding uncharacterized GPI-anchored protein At1g61900-like, with translation MDCVKRITRLKGPFGHHFLLFAIWCWSTIQDGVAFQTPPEPGYISSNSELASPPAAGLFEPIEISPAVFPHYPISGQPLPPMYPIYPTTYEPVLTGRCPVNFSAISSITQKTASDCSQPLAAIVGNVICCPQLGSLLHIFQGFYSKNSSNLVLQDAVADDCFKDIISILASRGANSSLPVICSAKSLNITGGSCPVKDITTFEKTVNTSKLLEACTTVDHLKECCRPICQPAIMEAAVQISGLQSVMTGNKDIAAAPSSVDTINDCRGVVYSWISSKLPLEDANSVFRMLSACKANRGIFFVSSIVSSML, from the exons ATGGATTGTGTAAAGAGAATTACGCGTCTTAAGG GTCCTTTCGGCCATCATTTCCTACTTTTTGCAATTTGGTGTTGGTCTACCATTCAGGATGGAGTGGCTTTTCAAACACCACCAGAACCTGGGTatatttcttccaattcagaGTTAGCTAGTCCACCTGCTGCTGGACTATTTGAACCCATAGAAATATCACCAGCTGTTTTTCCGCATTATCCAATTTCTGGGCAGCCTCTGCCACCAATGTACCCTATCTACCCAACAACGTATGAGCCAGTCTTGACTGGAAGGTGTCCTGTAAATTTCTCAGCCATTTCAAGTATCACACAGAAAACTGCATCTGATTGTTCCCAACCGCTTGCGGCAATAGTAGGAAATGTCATATGCTGCCCACAGTTGGGTAGCTTACTTCACATATTCCAAGGATTTTATAGTAAGAATTCCAGTAATTTAGTTTTGCAAGATGCTGTTGCTGATGATTGTTTTAAAGATATCATCAGTATATTGGCCAGCAGAGGGGCAAACAGCTCGCTACCTGTAATCTGCTCTGCTAAGTCATTAAATATCACTGGTGGTTCTTGTCCTGTGAAGGATATAACGACTTTTGAGAAAACAGTGAACACTAGCAAATTATTAGAGGCTTGTACCACGGTGGATCATCTAAAAGAGTGTTGCAGACCAATCTGTCAGCCTGCGATTATGGAGGCTGCAGTACAGATTTCAGGGCTACAATCTGTGATGACCGGTAACAAGGACATAGCTGCTGCTCCATCTAGTGTTGACACCATAAATGATTGTAGAGGCGTTGTGTATTCCTGGATTTCAAGTAAACTCCCATTGGAAGATGCCAATTCTGTGTTTCGGATGTTATCTGCCTGCAAAGCTAACAGAGGTATTTTTTTTGTATCTTCCATTGTTTCTTCTATGCTCTGA